In a single window of the Agromyces sp. H17E-10 genome:
- a CDS encoding adenine phosphoribosyltransferase gives MNEQDTRALVESRLAVIPDFPEPGVLFRDLTPVFADGEAFHALAEALTAPFAGTFDVLAGVEARGFLLAAAASVAAGVGVLPVRKAGKLPRAVLTEEYALEYGTAALEVHEGELPPGTRVLVVDDVLATGGTVGAAARLVERAGWRVAGVSVAIELDGLGGRAALPTDLEVYSLLQY, from the coding sequence GTGAACGAGCAAGACACCCGCGCCCTCGTCGAGTCCCGGCTCGCCGTCATCCCCGACTTCCCCGAGCCGGGTGTGCTGTTCCGCGACCTCACCCCGGTCTTCGCCGACGGCGAGGCGTTCCACGCGCTCGCCGAGGCGCTCACGGCCCCGTTCGCCGGCACGTTCGACGTGCTCGCGGGCGTCGAGGCGCGGGGGTTCCTGCTCGCGGCGGCCGCCTCGGTCGCCGCGGGGGTCGGCGTGCTGCCGGTGCGCAAGGCGGGCAAACTGCCGCGCGCCGTGCTCACCGAGGAGTACGCGCTCGAGTACGGCACCGCTGCGCTCGAGGTGCACGAGGGCGAGCTGCCGCCCGGCACCCGCGTGCTCGTCGTCGACGACGTGCTCGCGACGGGCGGCACGGTGGGCGCCGCGGCGCGACTCGTCGAGCGGGCGGGATGGCGCGTGGCCGGCGTCTCGGTCGCGATCGAGCTCGACGGCCTCGGTGGCCGCGCC
- a CDS encoding phosphonatase-like hydrolase: MTIDTREETRPELGLETDDELAELDEAAELADPDDLDDEDGEIELIVLDMAGTTVVDDGVVERAFALAAERSGIIAEGGDFDEALQYVRDTMGQSKIEVFRVLADGDEDAAQHANAEFEGAYAELVASEGVAEIPGAARVITRLRDAGASVVLTTGFSPVTRDALLDALDWRGLADLALSPADAGRGRPYPDLPLTALLRTETSSVEAMVVVGDTVSDIESGVAAGAGLVVGVLTGAHDRDSLEAAGADAVIASVAELPALLGLHGE, encoded by the coding sequence ATGACCATCGACACCCGCGAAGAGACGCGCCCCGAGCTCGGGCTCGAGACCGACGACGAGCTCGCAGAGCTCGACGAGGCCGCGGAGCTCGCCGACCCCGACGACCTCGACGACGAGGACGGCGAGATCGAGCTCATCGTGCTCGACATGGCCGGCACGACCGTCGTCGACGACGGCGTCGTCGAGCGGGCGTTCGCGCTTGCCGCCGAGCGCAGCGGCATCATCGCCGAGGGCGGCGACTTCGATGAGGCGCTGCAGTACGTGCGCGACACCATGGGGCAGTCGAAGATCGAGGTCTTCCGGGTGCTCGCCGACGGCGATGAGGATGCGGCCCAGCACGCGAACGCCGAGTTCGAGGGCGCCTACGCCGAGCTCGTCGCGAGCGAGGGCGTGGCCGAGATCCCAGGTGCGGCGCGCGTGATCACGCGGTTGCGCGACGCCGGTGCCTCCGTCGTGCTGACGACCGGGTTCTCGCCCGTCACGCGCGACGCCCTGCTCGACGCGCTCGACTGGCGCGGGCTCGCCGATCTTGCCCTCTCGCCCGCCGACGCCGGGCGCGGACGTCCGTACCCCGACCTGCCGCTCACCGCGCTGCTGCGCACCGAGACGAGCTCGGTGGAGGCGATGGTCGTCGTCGGCGACACCGTCAGCGACATCGAGTCGGGCGTCGCTGCAGGCGCCGGTCTCGTCGTCGGCGTGCTGACCGGCGCGCACGACCGCGACTCGCTCGAGGCCGCCGGGGCCGACGCCGTCATCGCGAGCGTCGCCGAACTGCCGGCGCTGCTCGGCCTGCACGGCGAGTAG
- a CDS encoding shikimate 5-dehydrogenase: protein MPILNKDMQVCISLAGRPSNLGTRFHNFLYDELGLNFMYKAFTTDDIEGAVRGIRALGFRGASISMPFKEAVIPLIDVVEPSAAAIESVNTIVNDGGVLTGSNTDFEAIAQLIADNALDPSSRVLVRGSGGMAKAVVAAFRDAGFAHLTVLARNPELGPALAAQYGYEWVADDPAPGSADIIVNVTPLGMQGADASALAFSDGHIAAASVVFDVVAFPAETPLILAGRAAGKTVISGAEVHALQAARQFERYTGVAITREQIARAAAFSRETAG, encoded by the coding sequence ATGCCCATCCTCAACAAGGACATGCAGGTCTGCATCTCGCTCGCCGGCCGCCCGTCGAACCTCGGCACGCGATTCCACAACTTCCTCTACGACGAGCTCGGCCTGAACTTCATGTACAAGGCGTTCACGACCGACGACATCGAGGGTGCGGTGCGCGGCATCCGTGCGCTCGGGTTCCGGGGTGCGAGCATCTCGATGCCGTTCAAGGAGGCGGTGATCCCCCTCATCGACGTCGTCGAGCCGTCAGCCGCGGCGATCGAGTCGGTGAACACGATCGTCAACGACGGCGGCGTGCTGACGGGGTCGAACACCGATTTCGAGGCGATCGCGCAGCTCATCGCCGACAACGCGCTCGACCCGTCGTCGCGCGTGCTCGTGCGCGGATCGGGCGGCATGGCGAAGGCGGTCGTCGCGGCGTTCCGCGACGCGGGCTTCGCGCACCTCACGGTGCTCGCGCGCAACCCCGAGCTCGGCCCGGCGCTCGCCGCGCAGTACGGCTACGAATGGGTCGCCGACGACCCCGCGCCGGGCAGCGCCGACATCATCGTGAACGTCACCCCGCTCGGCATGCAGGGGGCGGATGCCTCGGCGCTGGCGTTCTCCGATGGGCACATCGCCGCGGCATCCGTGGTGTTCGACGTCGTCGCGTTCCCGGCGGAGACCCCGCTCATCCTCGCCGGGCGCGCCGCCGGCAAGACCGTGATCTCGGGCGCCGAGGTGCATGCGCTGCAGGCGGCGCGGCAGTTCGAGCGCTACACGGGCGTCGCGATCACGCGCGAGCAGATCGCCCGCGCAGCCGCCTTCTCCCGCGAAACGGCGGGTTGA
- a CDS encoding TIGR03364 family FAD-dependent oxidoreductase has translation MSRTFDVAVVGSGVVGLGAALAAHRRGQRVVVIERGSEPTGASIRNFGHLCFTPQHGRARELALASREIWLGLARDAGVWLRESGTLVAARADDELAVLGELAALRGDEVELLDAAEASRRIPAAPGSLAGGAHLPRDLQANPRQALGAIAARLEASGVEFHRRTNVARVRGSRAVGRVRGSRAVGGGAAVVETSRGPIEAGEVVVAVNHDVDLLYPELAEAHGIVRCGLDMLRVSARLSAPLEAPLLTGWSLVRYGAFAATDAATRLRERLHAERPDLAALDLNQMYTQLPDGSLIVGDTHSRGEAIEPFQGESAFDALLEVTAELFGVARPRVIERWQGVYASGPDEFLVERVEPGVHVVAATTGIGMTCGLGLAEHVVHRALDGEPASNGLATGHPATQTTTQEGRS, from the coding sequence ATGAGCCGCACGTTCGATGTCGCCGTCGTCGGGTCGGGGGTCGTCGGCCTCGGCGCCGCGCTCGCCGCACACCGTCGCGGTCAGCGGGTCGTCGTGATCGAACGGGGGTCGGAGCCGACCGGCGCGTCGATCCGCAACTTCGGCCACCTGTGCTTTACGCCCCAGCACGGTCGTGCGCGCGAACTCGCCCTCGCCTCGCGCGAGATCTGGCTCGGACTCGCCCGCGACGCGGGCGTCTGGCTGCGCGAGTCGGGCACCCTCGTCGCCGCCCGTGCCGACGACGAGCTCGCGGTGCTCGGAGAGCTCGCGGCGCTGCGCGGCGACGAGGTCGAGCTGCTCGACGCCGCCGAGGCATCCCGCCGCATCCCGGCCGCACCGGGCTCGCTCGCCGGCGGCGCGCACCTGCCGCGCGACCTGCAGGCCAACCCGCGCCAGGCGCTCGGCGCGATCGCCGCGCGCCTCGAGGCGTCGGGCGTCGAGTTCCACCGCCGCACGAACGTCGCCCGCGTGCGGGGCTCACGTGCCGTCGGCCGCGTGCGGGGCTCACGTGCCGTCGGCGGCGGCGCGGCTGTCGTCGAGACGAGCCGCGGGCCGATCGAGGCCGGCGAGGTCGTCGTCGCGGTCAACCACGACGTCGACCTGCTCTACCCCGAGCTCGCCGAGGCGCACGGCATCGTGCGTTGCGGGCTCGACATGCTGCGCGTCTCGGCCAGGCTGTCGGCACCGCTCGAGGCGCCGCTGCTCACGGGCTGGTCGCTCGTGCGGTACGGCGCATTCGCCGCGACGGATGCCGCGACCCGGCTGCGCGAGCGCCTGCACGCCGAACGCCCCGACCTCGCGGCGCTCGACCTGAACCAGATGTACACGCAGCTGCCCGACGGGTCGCTCATCGTGGGTGACACCCACTCCCGCGGCGAGGCGATCGAGCCGTTCCAGGGGGAGTCGGCGTTCGACGCGCTGCTCGAGGTGACCGCCGAGCTCTTCGGCGTGGCGCGCCCCCGGGTCATCGAACGGTGGCAGGGCGTCTACGCGTCGGGGCCTGACGAGTTCCTCGTCGAACGCGTCGAACCGGGCGTGCACGTCGTCGCCGCGACGACCGGCATCGGCATGACCTGCGGGCTCGGCCTCGCCGAGCACGTCGTGCACCGCGCCCTCGACGGCGAACCCGCGTCGAACGGGCTCGCGACGGGGCATCCCGCCACCCAGACCACCACCCAGGAAGGCCGATCATGA
- a CDS encoding MFS transporter: MTSSVPSVTPAPPFPWLGLVVLAAAVFLSVTIEMLPTGLLPDMSSGLQVGEPLIGVLVTVFAATVVVLTVPLAALTKRVPRRTLIVITLSVLALSCLLTAVAPNYPMVVATRVIGGAAHGLFWSVVGAYAGHLVPKEQLARAVSISVAGGSAAFVLGVPLGTALGQAFGWRLAFASVGVLTLVGALLVQRFLPPVRHHAGEADAAPVRIRKDPTFVPVIVVCLITAVAMVGMYTFYTYIAPYMTDVMGLPSSAISPMLLAYGIAGAVGLVLAGAVLGRRPTVGLVVAMVATGLGAAGLAAFPDVPVVGLASFLLWGTAFGALPTMLNTRLLHSASAKIRDAAASFYTTAFNTGIGGGALLGAALYGVLGLPALPWVFVALLSCSTIALVWTALVNRVHR, encoded by the coding sequence ATGACGTCATCGGTTCCCTCCGTCACGCCCGCGCCGCCGTTCCCGTGGCTCGGGCTCGTCGTGCTCGCCGCGGCCGTGTTCCTCTCGGTCACGATCGAGATGCTGCCGACGGGCCTCCTGCCCGACATGAGCAGCGGCCTCCAGGTCGGCGAGCCGCTCATCGGCGTACTGGTCACGGTGTTCGCGGCGACCGTCGTCGTGCTCACCGTGCCGCTCGCCGCGCTCACGAAGCGGGTGCCCCGCCGCACGCTGATCGTGATCACGCTGAGCGTGCTCGCACTCAGCTGCCTGCTCACGGCGGTCGCGCCGAACTACCCGATGGTCGTCGCGACCCGGGTCATCGGCGGCGCGGCGCACGGCCTCTTCTGGTCGGTCGTCGGCGCGTACGCGGGCCACCTCGTGCCGAAGGAGCAGCTCGCCCGCGCGGTCTCGATCAGCGTGGCCGGCGGGTCGGCGGCGTTCGTGCTCGGCGTGCCGCTCGGCACCGCGCTCGGCCAGGCCTTCGGCTGGCGCCTCGCGTTCGCGTCGGTGGGCGTGCTCACCCTTGTGGGCGCATTGCTCGTACAGCGCTTCCTGCCGCCGGTGCGGCACCATGCGGGCGAGGCGGATGCCGCTCCCGTGCGCATCCGCAAAGACCCGACGTTCGTGCCCGTCATCGTGGTGTGCCTCATCACGGCGGTCGCGATGGTCGGCATGTACACCTTCTACACGTACATCGCGCCGTACATGACCGACGTGATGGGGCTGCCGTCGAGCGCCATCAGCCCGATGCTCCTCGCCTACGGCATCGCCGGTGCGGTGGGCCTCGTGCTCGCGGGCGCCGTGCTCGGGCGCCGTCCGACCGTCGGACTCGTGGTCGCGATGGTCGCGACGGGGCTCGGTGCCGCGGGGCTCGCGGCGTTCCCGGACGTGCCCGTCGTCGGCCTCGCGAGCTTCCTGCTCTGGGGCACGGCGTTCGGCGCCCTGCCGACGATGCTCAACACCCGGTTGCTGCACTCGGCGTCGGCGAAGATCCGCGACGCCGCGGCGTCGTTCTACACGACCGCGTTCAACACGGGCATCGGCGGCGGAGCGCTGCTCGGCGCGGCTCTCTACGGCGTGCTCGGCCTGCCCGCGCTGCCGTGGGTGTTCGTCGCGCTGCTCTCGTGCTCGACGATCGCGCTCGTCTGGACGGCGCTCGTCAACCGCGTGCATCGCTGA
- a CDS encoding DUF3817 domain-containing protein — protein sequence MTTSPATSATPAVAAPRSPLTPKRLYRWLALAEVVTWTILIVAMILKYAAGIEWAVLIGGSIHGFVFLAYAFQSVLVGVNQRWNVGRIAFAVLTAIVPYATVPFDLWLVRKGHLEGDWRFEATDHPADGNWVNRLLRWFLARPLLLTVVAVAGIAVLFAVLLMIGPPKVG from the coding sequence ATGACCACCTCCCCCGCCACGAGCGCCACCCCCGCCGTCGCCGCGCCGCGCAGCCCGCTCACGCCGAAGCGCCTCTACCGCTGGCTCGCGCTCGCCGAGGTCGTCACCTGGACGATCCTGATCGTCGCGATGATCCTGAAGTACGCGGCGGGCATCGAGTGGGCCGTGCTCATCGGCGGCTCGATCCACGGTTTCGTGTTCCTCGCGTACGCGTTCCAGTCGGTGCTCGTCGGCGTCAACCAGCGCTGGAACGTCGGCCGCATCGCCTTCGCCGTGCTGACCGCGATCGTGCCCTACGCCACCGTGCCGTTCGACCTGTGGCTCGTGCGCAAGGGGCACCTCGAGGGCGACTGGCGCTTCGAGGCGACCGACCACCCGGCCGACGGCAACTGGGTGAACCGCCTGCTGCGCTGGTTCCTCGCCCGGCCGCTGCTGCTCACGGTGGTCGCCGTCGCCGGCATCGCCGTGCTCTTCGCGGTGCTGCTCATGATCGGCCCGCCCAAGGTCGGCTGA
- a CDS encoding VIT1/CCC1 transporter family protein, protein MAANDGIIGTAGVLQGFAGAGASSTTLLVASVSAMVAGAVAGFGSKYAELAAERDAQQALIADEASDLASDDADELADLAEHFEERGVPGPLAEEVASEMHRHEPLAAHLETEHGITEPMRALQPLAGGAMNALALASGSALPLLILLAYPAAWESWAVFVAVLVSLAVTSMLVAVSARTSVPRALTRTIGIGAATMLLSYLAGVLIF, encoded by the coding sequence GTGGCCGCCAACGACGGCATCATCGGCACCGCTGGCGTGCTGCAGGGCTTCGCCGGAGCCGGTGCCTCGAGCACCACCCTGCTCGTCGCCTCCGTCTCGGCGATGGTCGCGGGCGCCGTCGCCGGCTTCGGTTCGAAGTACGCCGAGCTCGCGGCGGAGCGCGACGCCCAGCAGGCACTCATCGCGGACGAGGCGAGCGACCTCGCGAGTGACGACGCCGATGAGCTCGCCGACCTGGCCGAGCACTTCGAGGAGCGGGGCGTGCCCGGGCCGCTCGCGGAGGAGGTCGCGAGCGAGATGCACCGCCACGAACCGCTCGCGGCCCACCTCGAGACCGAGCACGGGATCACGGAACCGATGCGCGCACTCCAGCCCCTCGCGGGCGGGGCGATGAACGCGCTGGCGCTCGCGAGCGGGTCGGCACTGCCGTTGCTCATCCTGCTCGCCTATCCCGCCGCGTGGGAGTCCTGGGCGGTCTTCGTCGCCGTCCTCGTGTCGCTCGCGGTCACGAGCATGCTCGTCGCCGTCTCCGCGAGGACATCGGTGCCCCGTGCGCTCACGAGGACGATCGGCATCGGTGCCGCGACGATGCTGCTCAGCTACCTCGCCGGTGTGCTCATCTTCTGA
- the purL gene encoding phosphoribosylformylglycinamidine synthase subunit PurL — protein MTAESPATIAAPTTPVLDTVEVAAATPEKEQPYAALGLKPDEYERIRNILGRRPTSAELAMYSVMWSEHCSYKSSKIYLRQFGKKVTPDMKKNLMVGMGENAGVLDIGEGWAVTFKIESHNHPSYIEPFQGAATGVGGIVRDIISMGARPVAVMDALRFGDIEHPDTARVVHGVVSGISFYGNCLGLPNIGGETWFDPTYQANPLVNALAVGVLRHEDLHLANAKGQGNKVVLFGARTGGDGIGGASILASDTFAEGGPTKRPAVQVGDPFAEKVLIECCLELFQNDLVEGIQDLGAAGISCATSELASNGDGGMAIVLDDVLLRDPTLTPEEILMSESQERMMAIVKPEKLEGFLKVVEKWDVETSVLGEVTDTGRLSIMWHGQEIVNVDPRTVAVDGPVYERPVAYPTWIDALQADTAAKLDRPATPDEIREQFLKLVGSANQADAAWVTNQYDKYVLGNTALSYPDDAGMVRVDEESGLGVSVATDANGRYSQLDPRQGAKLALAEAYRNVAVTGAVPMGVSDCLNFGSPENPEVMWQFSETVEGLSDGCLELGIPVTGGNVSFYNQTGDVPIHPTPVIAVLGVIDDVARRIPSGWQDDGHNIYLLGDTKAELDGSAWAGVVHGHLGGRPPAVDLAAEKTLAELLSAATIEGLIDSAHDLSDGGLAIALAEAVSRFGVGARVFLGEVTGDAEIDLATALFSESTGRVIVTVPREDDVKFRGLCEGRGYPVRRIGVTDAASQSLEVQDAFTVSVDELRGINRAPLADAFGPVVGY, from the coding sequence GTGACCGCTGAATCCCCCGCCACCATCGCTGCCCCCACGACCCCGGTGCTCGACACCGTCGAGGTCGCGGCCGCGACGCCCGAGAAGGAGCAGCCGTACGCCGCGCTGGGCCTCAAGCCCGACGAGTACGAGCGCATCCGCAACATCCTCGGCCGCCGCCCGACGAGCGCCGAGCTCGCGATGTACTCCGTCATGTGGAGCGAGCACTGCTCGTACAAGTCGTCGAAGATCTACCTGCGCCAGTTCGGCAAGAAGGTCACGCCCGACATGAAGAAGAACCTCATGGTCGGCATGGGCGAGAACGCCGGCGTGCTCGACATCGGCGAGGGCTGGGCCGTCACCTTCAAGATCGAGTCGCACAACCACCCCTCGTACATCGAGCCGTTCCAGGGCGCCGCGACCGGCGTCGGCGGCATCGTGCGCGACATCATCTCGATGGGCGCCCGCCCCGTCGCCGTCATGGACGCGCTGCGCTTCGGTGACATCGAACACCCCGACACCGCGCGCGTCGTGCACGGCGTGGTGAGCGGCATCAGCTTCTACGGCAACTGCCTCGGCCTGCCGAACATCGGCGGGGAGACCTGGTTCGACCCGACGTACCAGGCGAACCCGCTCGTCAACGCCCTCGCGGTCGGCGTGCTGCGTCACGAAGACCTGCACCTCGCGAACGCCAAGGGTCAGGGCAACAAAGTCGTGCTCTTCGGCGCACGCACGGGCGGCGACGGCATCGGCGGCGCCTCGATCCTCGCCTCTGACACGTTCGCCGAGGGCGGCCCGACCAAGCGCCCCGCGGTGCAGGTCGGCGACCCGTTCGCCGAGAAGGTGCTCATCGAGTGCTGCCTCGAGCTGTTCCAGAACGACCTCGTCGAGGGCATCCAGGACCTCGGTGCGGCGGGCATCTCGTGCGCCACCTCCGAGCTCGCCTCCAACGGCGACGGCGGCATGGCCATCGTGCTCGACGACGTGCTGCTGCGCGACCCCACGCTCACGCCTGAGGAGATCCTCATGAGCGAGAGCCAGGAGCGCATGATGGCGATCGTGAAGCCCGAGAAGCTCGAGGGCTTCCTGAAGGTCGTCGAGAAGTGGGACGTCGAGACGAGCGTGCTCGGTGAGGTCACCGACACCGGTCGCCTCAGCATCATGTGGCACGGCCAGGAGATCGTGAACGTCGACCCGCGCACCGTCGCCGTCGACGGCCCCGTCTACGAGCGCCCGGTCGCCTACCCGACGTGGATCGACGCCCTGCAGGCCGACACGGCCGCGAAGCTCGATCGTCCGGCGACGCCCGACGAGATCCGCGAGCAGTTCCTGAAGCTCGTCGGCTCGGCCAACCAGGCGGATGCCGCGTGGGTCACGAACCAGTACGACAAGTACGTGCTCGGCAACACCGCGCTCTCCTACCCCGATGACGCCGGCATGGTGCGCGTCGACGAGGAGTCGGGTCTCGGCGTCTCGGTCGCGACCGACGCGAACGGCCGCTACTCGCAGCTCGACCCGCGCCAGGGCGCGAAGCTCGCCCTCGCCGAGGCGTACCGCAACGTCGCCGTCACCGGTGCCGTGCCGATGGGCGTCAGCGACTGCCTCAACTTCGGCTCGCCCGAGAACCCCGAGGTCATGTGGCAGTTCTCCGAGACCGTCGAGGGCCTGAGCGACGGCTGCCTCGAGCTCGGCATCCCGGTCACGGGCGGCAACGTGAGCTTCTACAACCAGACCGGCGACGTGCCGATCCACCCGACCCCGGTGATCGCGGTGCTCGGCGTGATCGACGACGTCGCCCGCCGCATCCCGAGCGGATGGCAGGACGACGGCCACAACATCTACCTGCTCGGCGACACGAAGGCTGAGCTCGACGGCTCGGCCTGGGCCGGCGTCGTGCACGGCCACCTCGGCGGTCGCCCGCCGGCGGTCGACCTCGCCGCCGAGAAGACGCTCGCCGAGCTGCTCTCGGCCGCGACCATCGAGGGCCTCATCGACTCGGCCCACGACCTCTCCGACGGCGGTCTCGCGATCGCCCTCGCCGAGGCCGTGTCGCGCTTCGGCGTCGGCGCCCGGGTGTTCCTCGGCGAGGTCACGGGCGACGCCGAGATCGACCTCGCGACCGCGCTGTTCAGCGAGTCGACGGGCCGCGTCATCGTCACGGTTCCCCGTGAGGACGACGTGAAGTTCCGCGGACTCTGCGAGGGTCGCGGCTACCCCGTGCGCCGCATCGGCGTGACCGACGCCGCATCGCAGTCGCTCGAGGTGCAGGACGCGTTCACCGTCTCGGTCGACGAGCTGCGCGGCATCAACCGCGCCCCGCTCGCCGACGCGTTCGGGCCGGTCGTCGGCTACTGA
- a CDS encoding NUDIX hydrolase, with the protein MTGTDHYTDAYASTHGRFTVVPAAYVLLRRTGAGGDEVLLQLRRGTGYYDEHWAFGAAGHVEAGESLPTGAAREALEELGVEVAPSALELLTLMHRTDGSGRPIEQRFDVFFQVCEWSGEPRIVETQKAAALEWFALDALPEPVVPHERQVLEGLRDGRLEPVSVFGFTEASHAGQ; encoded by the coding sequence ATGACCGGCACCGATCACTACACCGACGCGTACGCGTCGACGCACGGCCGGTTCACCGTCGTGCCCGCCGCGTACGTGCTGCTGCGCCGCACCGGTGCCGGCGGCGACGAGGTGCTGCTGCAGCTGCGCCGCGGCACGGGCTACTACGACGAGCACTGGGCGTTCGGGGCAGCGGGCCACGTCGAGGCGGGCGAGTCGCTGCCGACGGGCGCTGCGCGCGAGGCGCTCGAAGAGCTCGGCGTCGAGGTCGCTCCGAGCGCGCTCGAGCTGCTCACGCTCATGCACCGCACCGACGGCTCCGGACGGCCGATCGAGCAGCGCTTCGACGTGTTCTTCCAGGTGTGCGAGTGGTCGGGCGAGCCCCGCATCGTCGAGACGCAGAAGGCCGCAGCCCTCGAGTGGTTCGCCCTCGACGCGCTGCCCGAACCGGTCGTGCCTCACGAGCGGCAGGTGCTCGAGGGCCTGCGCGACGGGCGGCTCGAGCCGGTCAGCGTCTTCGGGTTCACGGAGGCGTCGCATGCAGGGCAGTGA
- a CDS encoding alcohol dehydrogenase catalytic domain-containing protein: protein MHTVVRVAGPDLLLRPAPVAMVWYEPGRAHEALAAPGVRLSPGEALVEVELATVCGSDVHTVRGDRPAPAPLVLGHEQVGRIVAVGDGAVRADGSALELGDRVVWSVAVSCGDCDRCRRGLEQKCRALAKYGHERVHRGWELSGGFATHVQLKSGTAVVRVSEELPALVAAPVSCATATAVAALDAASAHVPLTGNAVLVTGGGMIGLSVAAIAREAGAEVIVSEPDASRREFARRLGALVADPRAPRGGPEHLDTVIERLAARGIPELLVAVEASGAAPAVRAAVDAVGVGGVAVLVGSVSPGTELRLDPERLVRGLVTITGVHNYTGAQLERAVAFLERSWRSLPLDELVGITHGLDELDRALAEAATGEYVRVGVAPGRRTVPHPVERG from the coding sequence ATGCACACCGTCGTGCGCGTCGCGGGGCCCGACCTGCTGCTGCGACCCGCCCCGGTCGCGATGGTCTGGTACGAACCGGGCCGGGCGCACGAGGCGCTCGCGGCGCCCGGCGTGCGACTGTCGCCGGGTGAGGCGCTCGTCGAGGTCGAGCTGGCGACCGTCTGCGGATCCGACGTGCACACCGTGCGCGGCGACCGGCCGGCGCCGGCGCCGCTCGTGCTCGGCCACGAGCAGGTCGGTCGCATCGTCGCGGTCGGCGACGGTGCGGTGCGCGCCGACGGCTCGGCGCTCGAGCTCGGCGACCGCGTGGTGTGGTCGGTCGCGGTGAGCTGCGGCGACTGCGACCGCTGCCGGCGCGGACTCGAGCAGAAGTGCCGGGCGCTCGCCAAGTACGGCCACGAGCGGGTGCACCGGGGCTGGGAGCTCTCGGGCGGCTTCGCCACGCACGTGCAGCTCAAGTCGGGCACCGCCGTGGTGCGCGTGAGCGAGGAGCTTCCGGCCCTCGTCGCCGCGCCCGTCTCGTGCGCGACCGCGACCGCCGTCGCCGCGCTCGACGCGGCCTCGGCGCACGTGCCGCTCACCGGCAACGCCGTGCTCGTCACGGGCGGCGGCATGATCGGGCTCAGCGTCGCCGCGATCGCGCGCGAGGCCGGTGCCGAGGTGATCGTCTCCGAACCGGATGCCTCGCGGCGAGAGTTCGCCCGTCGACTGGGTGCGCTCGTGGCCGACCCGCGGGCGCCACGCGGCGGACCCGAGCACCTCGACACGGTGATCGAGCGCCTCGCAGCCCGCGGCATCCCCGAGCTGCTCGTCGCCGTCGAGGCGTCGGGTGCGGCCCCGGCCGTGCGTGCGGCCGTCGACGCGGTCGGCGTCGGCGGCGTCGCCGTGCTCGTCGGCAGCGTGTCGCCCGGCACCGAGTTGCGGCTCGACCCCGAACGGCTCGTGCGCGGGCTCGTGACGATCACCGGTGTGCACAACTACACGGGCGCGCAGCTCGAGCGGGCGGTCGCCTTCCTCGAGCGGTCGTGGCGGTCGCTGCCGCTCGACGAGCTCGTCGGCATCACCCACGGGCTCGACGAGCTCGATCGCGCCCTCGCCGAGGCGGCGACGGGTGAGTACGTGCGGGTCGGCGTCGCGCCGGGGCGGCGTACCGTGCCGCATCCGGTCGAGCGCGGCTGA